The following coding sequences are from one Rattus norvegicus strain BN/NHsdMcwi chromosome 11, GRCr8, whole genome shotgun sequence window:
- the Or5ac15 gene encoding olfactory receptor Olr1543: protein MEVNRSQLTEFVLRGITDRTELQVPLFLVFFLIYVTTMVGNLGLILLIWKYSHLHTPMYYFLGSLAFADACTSSSVTPRMLVNILDNGKMISLFECMAQYYVFGSSATTECFLLVAMAYDRYVTICNPLLYLVVMSNRVCTCLISGSYIIGFLHPLVHVGLLFRLTFCKSNVIDHFYCEILPLYTISCTDPSVNAFVVFVFSAVIQAITFMSIAVSYAHVLFSILKTKSQKSRRKAFSTCSAHLLSVSLFYGTLFFMYVSPGSGPSKYKNKMYSLFYTIVIPLLNPFIYSLRNKEVLGALRKIIRS, encoded by the coding sequence ATGGAGGTGAACAGAAGCCAGCTAACTGAGTTTGTTCTCAGAGGAATAACAGATCGTACAGAGCTGCAAGTCCCTCTGTTCCTGGTGTTCTTCCTCATCTATGTCACCACCATGGTGGGCAACCTTGGCTTAATCTTGCTCATCTGGAAGTATTCTCATCTTCACACTCCCATGTACTATTTCCTTGGAAGTTTAGCCTTTGCTGATGCCTGCACTTCATCCTCAGTGACTCCCAGGATGCTTGTCAACATCTTAGACAATGGTAAAATGATTTCCCTCTTTGAATGCATGGCCCAATATTATGTTTTTGGATCCAGTGCAACCACAGAATGCTTCCTCCTGGTAGCCATGGCCTACGACCGCTATGTAACCATATGCAACCCTCTGCTCTATCTTGTGGTGATGTCCAACAGAGTGTGCACTTGCCTGATAAGTGGTTCATATATAATCGGTTTTCTGCATCCACTTGTTCATGTAGGATTATTATTTAGATTAACCTTCTGCAAGTCCAATGTAATAGATCACTTTTACTGTGAGATCCTGCCTCTCTATACAATTTCTTGCACTGACCCATCTGTTAATGcatttgtggtttttgttttttctgccgTGATACAAGCCATTACCTTCATGAGTATTGCAGTCTCCTATGCCCATGTCCTCTTTTCCATCCTGAAAACAAAGTCTCAGAAGAGCAGAAGAAAAGCCTTCTCCACCTGCAGTGCCCacctgctctctgtctctttgttctaTGGAACTCTCTTCTTCATGTATGTGAGCCCTGGGTCTGGACCAAgtaaatataagaataaaatgtATTCTCTGTTTTACACCATTGTGATTCCTCTACTAAACCCCTTCATTTACAGCTTAAGAAACAAGGAAGTTTTAGGTGCTCTGAGAAAAATCATAAGGTCATAA